A genomic segment from Falsibacillus pallidus encodes:
- a CDS encoding methyl-accepting chemotaxis protein → MKSIKWKVISVSFLLLVIPALIIGLVGFFQAKDHLNSLGDTNLKNGVKMAVKLADTLNGEVQNGHITQEEAQEKFKEALIGPKQSDGKRTITNKIDLGENGYFFVLDENGNELAHPSLEGKNVWDSKDEDGKYFIHDLVKKAKNGGGFVTYKWPLPNDPNAIEPKTTYSEVDPNWGWVISAGTYQMDFNKSANSILLMLLITLAVSLIIGSIVTLLFSRHLAAPIKKVSLQMGQLADGNLSTEILEVKRKDEIGQLFNSMNHMKKKLRDMMLEITRVSDQVTTQSEELTQHADEVGMGSTQIASTMQELSSGAEEQAHSASTLLEKMSDFSQSIMNAAMEGENVKENSKQMLEITGDGTQNMIQSVNQMNEIDNQIKSSLSMVKGLDEKTGQITDLVQVIKEISEQTNLLSLNAAIEAARAGEHGRGFAVVADEVRKLADQVTQSITNITSIVSDVQNESKQVVTRLNDSYQLVSDGTKQINVTGEKFKLLKDTIEKTTNQVETMSSSMFELLDNTKVINASIDTIASVSEETAAGVEEVTATSEQSSSSMEEVANSARMLEKESANLNKLVQQFTF, encoded by the coding sequence ATGAAATCAATCAAGTGGAAAGTGATCAGCGTGTCTTTCCTATTACTAGTCATTCCCGCACTTATTATCGGTCTTGTTGGATTTTTTCAAGCAAAAGATCATCTTAACAGTTTAGGTGATACGAATTTAAAAAATGGAGTAAAAATGGCTGTCAAACTTGCTGATACATTAAATGGCGAGGTGCAAAATGGTCATATTACTCAGGAAGAAGCCCAAGAGAAATTCAAAGAGGCTCTAATCGGACCAAAACAATCTGATGGAAAACGTACAATTACAAATAAAATAGATTTAGGGGAGAACGGATATTTCTTCGTTCTGGATGAAAATGGAAATGAACTTGCCCATCCTTCCTTAGAAGGCAAAAATGTATGGGATTCAAAGGATGAAGACGGAAAGTATTTTATCCATGACCTTGTCAAAAAAGCGAAAAACGGCGGTGGATTTGTCACCTATAAATGGCCGCTTCCAAATGATCCGAATGCAATTGAACCAAAAACTACATACAGTGAAGTAGATCCCAATTGGGGATGGGTCATTTCGGCTGGAACATATCAAATGGATTTTAACAAATCGGCTAATTCCATTTTATTGATGCTGCTGATCACATTGGCTGTCTCTTTAATTATTGGGAGCATCGTTACGCTACTTTTCTCCAGACATTTAGCAGCTCCAATTAAAAAAGTTTCGTTGCAAATGGGACAGCTTGCCGATGGGAATCTTTCTACTGAAATACTAGAGGTGAAAAGGAAAGACGAAATCGGACAATTATTCAATTCAATGAATCATATGAAAAAGAAACTTCGGGATATGATGCTTGAAATTACACGTGTATCCGACCAAGTTACAACCCAGAGCGAAGAACTTACACAGCATGCTGATGAGGTAGGGATGGGAAGCACCCAAATCGCATCGACCATGCAGGAATTATCGAGTGGTGCAGAAGAGCAAGCACATTCAGCTTCTACTCTTCTTGAAAAAATGAGCGATTTTTCACAGAGCATCATGAACGCAGCGATGGAAGGCGAAAATGTAAAAGAAAACTCTAAACAGATGTTGGAAATTACCGGTGATGGTACTCAAAATATGATTCAGTCAGTTAATCAAATGAACGAGATAGATAACCAAATAAAATCGTCATTATCCATGGTAAAAGGATTGGATGAAAAAACTGGCCAGATTACTGATCTCGTACAAGTTATAAAGGAAATATCAGAACAGACAAACTTGCTATCCTTGAATGCTGCCATTGAAGCGGCCAGAGCCGGTGAACACGGCAGAGGGTTTGCAGTAGTGGCTGATGAAGTAAGAAAATTAGCGGATCAGGTTACTCAATCTATCACGAATATCACGTCCATTGTTTCAGATGTTCAAAATGAATCGAAACAAGTTGTAACTAGACTGAATGACAGCTATCAATTAGTATCTGATGGAACAAAGCAAATCAACGTGACAGGCGAGAAATTCAAATTATTGAAGGATACAATTGAAAAAACAACCAATCAAGTAGAAACGATGTCTTCATCCATGTTTGAACTGTTGGATAATACGAAGGTCATCAATGCCTCCATCGATACAATCGCATCGGTTTCAGAGGAAACGGCTGCAGGAGTGGAGGAAGTGACAGCTACTTCAGAACAGTCAAGCAGTTCGATGGAAGAAGTGGCAAACAGTGCAAGGATGCTTGAAAAAGAATCAGCCAACCTAAACAAACTCGTACAGCAATTTACATTTTAA
- a CDS encoding ABC transporter ATP-binding protein, which translates to MIEVNGLARSYKIKKGTKKALDDVSFEVYKGEVFGLLGPNGAGKTTTIKILTTLLLPTGGNAKVLGYDVVTESRKIRDKINFVYGGERGVYGRLTAREYLHYFCTLYKIKNKEQTQLISELLELVELKDNEGQKIHTYSKGMTQRLHIARCLINEPQILFLDEPTIGLDPLGARLLRDLVKKLSSNGITIILTTHYMQEADELCDRIAFIKNGKLSMIGNPEEIKDSCNHLKLYEATMNLSDTESLKRDSFFTNVEIEAIKEPFYTVNFEVDESITEKISDHLGRYGMVLKLRKKDISLEDAYVHHMKDVG; encoded by the coding sequence GTGATTGAGGTAAATGGCCTGGCCCGTTCCTACAAGATAAAGAAGGGGACGAAAAAGGCTTTAGATGATGTATCTTTTGAAGTTTATAAAGGAGAGGTATTTGGACTGCTTGGCCCAAATGGAGCAGGGAAGACAACAACAATTAAAATATTGACAACCCTTCTTCTGCCAACAGGAGGCAATGCGAAGGTTCTTGGTTATGATGTTGTCACCGAAAGCCGCAAGATCAGGGATAAAATCAATTTTGTCTACGGAGGGGAACGAGGGGTATATGGGAGGCTTACGGCGAGGGAATATCTGCACTACTTCTGTACCCTATACAAAATTAAGAACAAAGAACAAACACAATTAATTAGTGAGCTGCTAGAATTAGTGGAATTAAAGGATAATGAAGGTCAGAAAATACATACTTATTCAAAGGGAATGACCCAAAGGCTTCATATTGCCAGATGTTTGATCAATGAGCCGCAAATCCTTTTCTTGGATGAACCGACGATTGGATTGGATCCATTAGGGGCAAGGCTATTGCGAGATTTAGTTAAGAAACTTTCAAGTAATGGAATTACAATCATTTTAACCACACATTATATGCAGGAAGCTGATGAGCTTTGTGATCGGATTGCATTCATTAAAAATGGGAAGCTGAGTATGATAGGCAATCCCGAGGAGATAAAAGATAGCTGCAACCATCTTAAATTATACGAGGCTACTATGAATCTATCTGATACAGAGAGCTTAAAAAGAGACAGCTTCTTTACGAATGTGGAAATAGAGGCAATCAAAGAACCATTTTATACAGTTAACTTCGAGGTCGATGAGTCGATTACAGAGAAAATTTCAGACCATCTTGGCAGATATGGTATGGTATTGAAACTGCGGAAGAAGGATATCTCTTTAGAGGATGCTTATGTCCATCACATGAAGGATGTTGGGTGA
- a CDS encoding ABC transporter permease yields the protein MNSVWLLIREVKYFTNFNNRMYQFLLFFQPFMFLTIFYFLKQVRGDIQSDKFVVASALISMWSYVLYSSGSSLISQKWSDTLKLLIAAPVSLFKIILSKTISNSVIALISMILSFVYAKFIFHFSIGVEDYSLFFLTVLVLVFSLSVAGLILAIVFVAFQNAFDFQNLILMPMILICGVLIPVDHLPLALRFISYLIPMTWSIKAVHESLLLSPNMYTSLIIAVLVSLVYLAASYFIVKRIENIIRQKGNLGAI from the coding sequence ATGAACTCTGTTTGGCTGCTTATAAGAGAAGTTAAATATTTCACGAACTTCAATAACAGAATGTATCAATTTTTGCTGTTTTTTCAGCCTTTTATGTTTTTGACTATTTTTTATTTTTTGAAGCAAGTAAGAGGTGACATCCAGTCAGATAAATTTGTGGTGGCATCGGCGTTGATCAGTATGTGGAGCTATGTTTTATATTCTTCAGGATCTTCGCTAATATCACAGAAATGGAGCGATACTTTAAAGCTTTTAATTGCTGCACCGGTGTCTTTGTTCAAAATCATACTTTCAAAAACCATCAGCAATTCAGTAATTGCACTCATTTCCATGATTTTAAGCTTTGTATACGCCAAGTTCATTTTTCATTTTTCAATAGGGGTTGAGGATTATTCACTATTCTTTTTAACTGTACTCGTCCTTGTTTTTTCATTGAGTGTTGCTGGATTGATATTGGCTATCGTTTTTGTAGCTTTTCAAAACGCGTTTGATTTTCAAAATTTAATCCTAATGCCAATGATTTTGATTTGCGGGGTCTTGATTCCGGTTGATCATTTGCCTTTAGCACTCCGGTTTATTTCCTACTTGATACCGATGACCTGGAGTATCAAAGCTGTGCATGAATCATTGCTGCTCTCGCCTAACATGTATACTTCATTAATTATAGCGGTATTGGTAAGCCTTGTTTACTTGGCTGCTTCTTATTTTATCGTGAAGAGGATAGAGAACATCATACGCCAAAAAGGAAATTTGGGGGCGATCTAA
- a CDS encoding ABC transporter permease, with amino-acid sequence MLLYKYGFTNINYKAIYSFQSVKLFILFRLIDPIIHYLFYAALVSSVIGSEFIKFVVIGNIAFYTFQTMSINFLNMFRMERRFGTLELSIASPTSTLLIILRKAIVPFLDSTFVFAAGLVIGHFLFGLEMPLMKTGTLFVLMVITLFSMMSFSMIFAAVSLLVENPNLYLNIVLAVTQILCGANFSVHFLPGPLESIARMLPLTNSIEALRGIFGLESYAIAPLLMKEFSIGIGYLLISLILIAFMERAARRNGALFKSV; translated from the coding sequence ATGCTGCTGTATAAATACGGGTTTACCAATATAAATTATAAGGCAATCTATTCTTTTCAATCCGTAAAACTATTTATCCTGTTTAGACTTATTGATCCGATTATTCATTACTTGTTTTATGCCGCCTTGGTCAGTTCTGTTATAGGATCAGAATTTATAAAATTCGTCGTAATCGGAAATATTGCCTTCTATACGTTTCAAACAATGTCCATCAACTTTTTGAACATGTTCAGGATGGAGAGAAGATTCGGAACACTTGAGCTGAGCATTGCATCTCCTACATCGACATTATTAATCATTTTGAGGAAGGCGATTGTACCTTTCTTGGATTCGACATTCGTATTTGCTGCTGGCTTGGTTATTGGACATTTCTTGTTTGGACTTGAGATGCCTTTGATGAAGACTGGAACACTTTTTGTTTTAATGGTCATCACCTTGTTTTCCATGATGAGTTTCTCAATGATTTTTGCAGCTGTAAGTCTTTTAGTAGAAAATCCAAATTTGTATTTAAACATTGTACTTGCGGTCACTCAGATTTTGTGCGGTGCCAACTTTTCCGTTCATTTTCTACCAGGTCCATTGGAGAGTATCGCTAGGATGCTTCCATTGACAAATAGTATTGAGGCATTGAGAGGGATTTTTGGTTTAGAATCCTATGCCATTGCTCCTTTATTAATGAAAGAATTCAGTATCGGGATTGGTTATTTACTCATTTCTCTTATCTTGATTGCATTTATGGAAAGAGCAGCAAGAAGAAATGGAGCGCTATTCAAAAGCGTATAA